The Humulus lupulus chromosome 4, drHumLupu1.1, whole genome shotgun sequence genome has a window encoding:
- the LOC133832033 gene encoding uncharacterized protein LOC133832033 — MARRRKLMQKLVKQDAMQELPSSKDEALVQNLTGENVENIGHEQLVTGILAMEVDSSVLDLPTVDQSSPATVDMEISEALPRFISYLNEKGQVMEQLVEYEWLPTKCSHCKKLGHTIATCKFDYEAVWRKKDTKKAPASDLVESIENATTQAAALVNSAQPKPQQIGGSQFEESPKDQVWSYPKKSGALKSANRIPFQKTRNSFSVLQEQQKLEARRSLWYELAHLTFPVKPWVILGDFNAVFDPNDRMGGRTISEEGNHIYSKLDRVFSNEDWLDSFPNVTAVSHWEVASDHCATLPKQIAVKKEGVQPFCFYNMWTSHPQFRTTVLANWYKPLKVEGYGLEQAKTNLYSDPNNRCLCTKERTTFLEFKRQKKLYASFIPQKSKIDWLRFGDKNSSFFHASLKKRKIANRIVTFLSDGGRVEDNYQKVVNHFLQHFKNLLGSSSKAYIDPVTTALGPVMNFDDQLELIKPFSYQDVKSVMFSINSIRSPSPDGFGAGFFKALWKDIGKEVSMAVLDFFETGYIPKFLNNTISALIPKVDNPVNVANYRPIACSMTIYKCISKMLCNRLAFVLPSLINQNQGAFIKHKPLAHNVLILQDLIKGYNRKHYSPHCLMKIYISKAYDSIDWEFLENLLKALRFTGRFIRRIMVCLRGTSYCLLMNGQIQGCFQGGKGLHQGNPISPMLFVIVMEYLTRLLLKASKEKDFRFHPLCKSLNIISLCFADDLLLVCKANENFVQIIQRTFEVFSSSSGLVFSAQAQVHIVASSNPEIAHKGPAPFLSSVYSLFGLSSLC, encoded by the exons ATGGCGAGGAGGCGAAAACTTATGCAGAAGCTAGTTAAGCAAGATGCTATGCAGGAGCTCCCTTCATCCAAAGATGAAGCATTAGTTCAGAATCTGACTGGTGAGAATGTTGAGAATATAGGCCATGAGCAGTTAGTTACTGGTATCCTTGCAATGGAGGTCGACTCTTCGGTTCTAGATCTTCCTACGGTGGATCAGTCTTCTCCAGCTACAG TGGATATGGAGATTTCTGAAGCTCTTCCCCGGTTTATTAGTTACCTCAATGAGAAAGGTCAAGTTATGGAGCAACTAGTAGAGTATGAATGGTTACCTACAAAGTGCTCACACTGCAAAAAGCTGGGACACACGATTGCTACCTGCAAGTTTGATTATGAAGCAGTTTGGAGGAAGAAGGATACTAAGAAAGCACCTGCATCTGATCTTGTTGAGTCTATAGAGAATGCTACTACCCAAGCTGCTGCTCTGGTAAATTCAGCTCAACCTAAACCGCAGCAGATAGGAGGGTCTCAATTTGAGGAGAGCCCAAAAGATCAAGTGTGGTCTTATCCGAAAAAATCTGGGGCCCTGAAATCAGCAAACCGAATTCCATTTCAGAAAACCAGGAACTCTTTTAGTGTTCTTCAAGAACAACAGAAG TTGGAGGCTAGGCGATCTCTTTGGTACGAGTTGGCTCATTTGACTTTCCCAGTTAAACCTTGGGTCATCTTAGGTGATTTTAATGCAGTCTTTGATCCTAATGACAGAATGGGTGGGAGGACTATTTCG GAAGAGGGAAATCATATCTATTCTAAGTTGGATAGGGTGTTCTCTAATGAGGACTGGTTGGATTCCTTTCCTAATGTAACTGCTGTTTCGCACTGGGAGGTGGCATCAGATCACTGTGCTACTCTTCCGAAGCAAATAGCAGTTAAAAAGGAGGGAGTTCAACCTTTTTGTTTTTACAATATGTGGACTTCTCATCCTCAATTCAGGACAACAGTTTTGGCCAACTGGTATAAGCCTTTAAAAGTTGAGGGATATGGCTTGGAGCAG GCAAAAACTAACCTTTATTCAGACCCGAATAACAGATGCTTGTGTACTAAAGAAAGAACAACATTTCTGGAGTTTAAGAGGCAGAAGAAACTTTATGCCAGTTTTATCCCTCAAAAGAGTAAGATTGATTGGCTCCGTTTTGGAGATAAAAATTCCTCGTTTTTTCATGCAAgtttgaagaaaagaaaaattgccAACAGGATTGTGACTTTTCTTTCTGATGGAGGCCGAGTTGAAGATAACTATCAAAAGGTGGTCAATCATTTTTTACAGCATTTTAAGAATTTACTAGGTAGTTCAAGTAAAGCTTATATTGACCCTGTCACTACAGCTTTGGGCCCGGTTATGAATTTTGATGACCAGCTAGAGTTGATCAAACCTTTTTCTTATCAAGATGTCAAATCTGTTATGTTCAGTATTAATTCTATAAGAAGCCCTAGCCCTGATGGTTTTGGAGCTGGCTTTTTCAAAGCTTTATGGAAAGATATAGGCAAGGAGGTGTCCATGGCAGTGCTAGATTTTTTTGAAACCGGGTATATTCCTAAATTTCTGAATAATACTATCTCAGCTCTCATACCTAAGGTTGATAATCCAGTTAATGTTGCTAACTATAGGCCTATTGCTTGCTCCATGACTATTTACAAATGCATCTCTAAAATGCTCTGTAATAGACTTGCTTTTGTTCTGCCATCTCTGATCAATCAAAATCAGGGGGCATTTATAAAGCATAAACCACTTGCTCATAATGTTCTCATTCTCCAAGACCTAATTAAGGGTTACAATAGGAAACATTATTCTCCTCACTGCTTGATGAAGATTTACATAAGTAAAGCTTATGATTCCATAGATTGGGAATTCTTGGAGAATCTGTTGAAAGCTCTTAGATTTACTGGTCGTTTTATCAGAAGGATCATGGTCTGTTTAAGAGGCACTTCCTACTGTTTATTGATGAATGGTCAGATTCAAGGTTGTTTTCAGGGTGGTAAAGGGCTTCATCAAGGTAATCCTATATCCCCAATGCTCTTTGTAATAGTGATGGAATACCTTACCCGTCTATTACTTAAAGCTTCCAAGGAAAAAGACTTCAGATTCCATCCTTTATGCAAATCTTTAAATATTATTAGTCTTTGCTTTGCTGATGATTTACTTCTGGTTTGCAAAGCTAATGAAAATTTTGTACAGATTATTCAAAGAACATTTGAAGTCTTCTCATCTTCATCAGGTCTG GTTTTCAGTGCCCAAGCACAGGTTCATATTGTGGCAAGCAGTAATCCAGAAATTGCTCACAAGGGACCTGCTCCATTCTTGTCATCTGTCTATTCCTTGTTTGGCTTGTCCAGTTTGTGCTAA